AGGCTCTTGTTAGACTGGTCACTGCTATGTGTGTAATAGTAACAATCTGAGAAAAGTAGGTCCTTATAACATAATGAAAGCTACCTATATATATTGTGCAAGCATCCTAGAAACATGACTGCAGAAAACATAGAACGGTTTTGGTTTccactaaaagaaaatatagaatTTTAGAACAGCttaggttggaaagggccttacagatcatccagttccaagcccttgccatgggcagggacaccttccgcttgACCAGGTGAAACTAAGAACTCCGTATGTTTTCTGACTGTATAAAATCTAGAGTCTACTACCTGAGGAAGTTTAACgagaaatatatatacacacattattggaaaaaaaagctttttactcCAAGACTTTTTTATAAATCTCTTGCAAAAGACATCCTCCCAACCACTACcactctgcctcttcctccaggAAACACAAACTTATTTTTACGCAGCCATGTCCCTACACTTAGCACTTCTCTCAGAGCTGTTGAGTCCACATGCAGGGACATAAACACCCCATCCAGAAACCAGATATTCTCGGCTCACCATCCTTAAACTATATTAGTTTAGATGGCAGCCTGCCCCCTCCAACTTGAGTCTCTCCATACCTACTGGTGTTCATAAAGTGCCTGTCACTCCCCTTCAGTATCTGCAAAACACCCCGGGACATCGCAGCCTTGTGGGCTTTACAAAAGATGACTGTATAGACACAAATGCTAAAGCAAtagaggagaagggaaaaaaacccaaccacacacacaaaaaaaacaaaccaaccaaaagaaCCCcctcaaaaacaaaaaagcccaccaaccaaaccaacaaaaacacacaaaccaaaaaaaggcaaaaacccaaaaaacctctccccaaaaaggaaaaaacaagccATAAAATATTACAGACTAAAAAAAGTTGCTTACTTTAAAGcgtctttttaaaagcagtgctACAGCTCCTTTCAGTGTGCATGGAGTGGCTCTTAAAAGAGCCTTTGGGTCAGTATCACCTGCTCGGTGTCAGCTAGAAGCAAAGAGGGCCTGCGGCAGAAACCTCAGGCACGCTCGCCACGGATGCGCCGCGCCAGCTGGATGTCCTTAGGCATGATGGTGACCCGCTTGGCGTGGATGGCACACAGGTTGGTGTCCTCGAAGAGCCCTACCAAATAGGCCTCGCTCGCCTCCTGCAGCGCCATCACGGCCGAGCTCTGGAAGCGCAGATCGGTCTTGAAGTCCTGCGCGATCTCGCGCACCAGGCGCTGGAAGGGCAGCTTGCGGATCAGCAGCTCCGTCGACTTCTGGTAGCGCCGGATCTCGCGCAGGGCCACCGTGCCCGGACGGTACCGGTGCGGCTTCTTCACGCCGCCCGTGGCCGGCGCGCTCTTGCGGGCCGCCTTGGTGGCCAGCTGCTTACGGGGAGCCTTCCCGCCGGTCGACTTACGCGCCGTCTGCTTCGTACGAGCCATAGCTCCCCAACTCGACCCGCTCCCCTACCGTTAGCAGAAGTGAGTAGAACAAGCCCCCCATGCCGACATTTATAGACCTATCCCATCTTTGATTGGACGCCTGGAAGTTCGAGCTCATTGGCTACTGTGTAATCCTAGCCTGGGCCCAAGGAAGCTGAGTTAGTTCAGGGCTACCCGCATAGCCGCCCATCTGCACCCTCGGCGTGACTTCACTCAGAGCCCCGACTCCCTTGGTGTGAGTCCAAAGCCTCGGGGGGCAGGTACTGCAGACACAGAGGTCTTATTCCTTCTACTTTTCGGGCTTTCTCTCTCTGCCAGGTTCAGGGTAGGTTAAAAGCCTATATGGACTCTCAAATACAGGACTTGCCCATgatagtactttttttttttgtaatgcagGGCTGTAGCAAGTATGTAATGGCCTGTAACAATCGAGATGCatcttttaagctacttttttgttggtttattttctctagGAAATTCGGCAGGAGATTTCTTAGGTAAATTTGTGATTTTCACAACACTTAGAAAACTTATTTGGGAAATTGAGGCCTTTACAAGGGAATATGGACTTAGTGTATTATTTAATTTGCCTCTACTCCTTAAGGCTGCAAGAAAACCGGAAGTGACCGCGAATATTTATTGATAATTTTTTGTGGATGACAAACGTTTGGTCAATGACAGCAATGgtttatatataaacataaaatCTGGTTTCCTTcggcttttttgttgtttgtttctttgtttttccaccAGCAATGAAGGCAATAGAACACTTAATACTTTAGTAACACACCCTGGATAAGAGCATTTTTTGTGTCATGAGAATGATAAAAGTCCCTACACAGTACTactttttacttattttattgAAATGTGTTGTCAAAGACATAATTTTTGTTCAAGgtccacccctcccccccccaaaaaaaaaaattgaaaactgTTGGTTTACTCCTGAAATAGCTTTAAAGAAATCAGTAACAAGAAACTAAAGACAggttataataaaaaataataataaaaaaaaacagactttgAAGCATCAGAAAGTAAAGGTTCATCTCGGAACAACTTTCATGTTTATTCCCCAAGTGATAaattgttttccccttcttgctTGCAGTGATTTTCTACTTTCGGTACCAGACACTGAACTATATTCCACTTAATTCAATATTCAAGCACATTGAGTTTTGATTATAAAGGGCACTTAAAGTGATTATTCTTGGGGCATAATATTCTTAAGGGAATGTAACAGTAAAGCGAATAAAGCTCCTCACACAACCAAAACAACTACCAGTAACAGCAAAATCAGATTTCAGTCAACGATAAAGCTCTTAAGAAGTACTCCGTTAAAGAAGCAGTATGTAACATACCAAGTGCTTCTGATACCTCTTCCCGGGAAACAATGCCACAGCTCTTCTCAGGAAAACATGGGGGGCTCTTAAAAGAGCCTTTGAATTCGCTTTGCAAAATGTTAAGTTGGAAGCTTTAGCCGCCAAAGCCGTAAAGAGTGCGACCCTGGCGCTTCAGAGCATACACCACATCCATCGCGGTCACCGTCTTCCTCTTGGCATGCTCCGTGTAAGTGACAGCGTCACGGATCACGTTCTCCAGGAAGACCTTCAGCACACCCCGCGTCTCCTCGTAGATGAGCCCCGAGATGCGCTTCACGCCGCCACGCCGAGCCAGGCGGCGGATGGCCGGCTTGGTGATGCCCTGAATATTGTCGCGCAGCACTTTGCGGTGGCGCTTAGCACCACCTTTACCGAGCCCCTTCCCGCCTTTGCCTCTTCCAGACATCCTCACCCCAGTTGTAACTACGACAGACCAGCCGCACTTTGGCTATCGTCCTTCTTCTATGCTGCTATCCGACCTGGTTGAAaactgcagtgaggaggggcgGAGCCTGGTGCTCCCCAGATTTTCCCGCTGTCCCCATCACGCACCCTGCTGGCAAAAAAAAGGTGGGCTTCCGGTGAGCTCCCTTTCTTGCGGCGGGAGtacttctgtgtttctgctttttttggtACGCCCGTTTGTTTTTTAGATAGAGACAAAGCAGAGACGTTGGGTCTGTGTCTAATAGCGTTTTTTTGGTGTGtatggttgttggttttttgttgtgtgttttggggtttttttttgtaaactgtTGGTGATCATAATCATTTAGAAGCAAAACCTCCATCGTAAAAAGGTGTCCCAGTTACTGAATCACTTCAATAAATTACTCTGATTTTTCACTGtgattgtttggtttgggttttttggttttggtttggtttttcttttttttttttttttttttttttttttttttgaggtattTTTGTGTTGATTTAGAttggatttggtttggttttgttgtttgttttttaaacatggGTATGTGTTATGTATTGCAGTTCCACCTGGTTGCATCATTTCTCACATGTGACTTTAGAActttaaactttttttattattatttttagtggAGCAACTTGCAGCAAAATCTGTCCAACTGTCTTTCTGCAAAATTCTATCCTTCCTAAATCTTGTTCTCACTTCCATTTCCCTCCTTTTCAGAACTTTTTCTCAAGGAGATTTTAGGTGTTAAGGTACACTAATGGGGAGTTTAACCATTCCGTGCTCTACTTCAATTCTTTTTAAGGTAAACTGGCTCTTTTGGACTAATACTTGTACTGCACTTCCCATTCTTGTGGTGGAGGACACAGAGTTGCTTTTTTAGTcactaaaaaattaaatatgtaatATTTAACCCGGTTAAGGCGGTTTAAGGTGGTTTTGTAATTCTGTGGGAAGGTATTAAACTCTGGGTTTGCTTCTTGGGGGATAAAAGTCTTTTGAGGTAATACTGttgaaaacaagaaatagtACTCtctctcctgggttcagcagtagcagtcatttttctccttcttagtagctggtgcagcactgtgttttgactttcagcctgagaacagagctgataacacaaatgttgcagtctgaccaaggactttctgagcctcatgctctgccagggaggagggaaggccaggaggaagcagagacaggacacctgacgcaaactagccaaagaggtattccataccacagcacatggatgtaatggggagttacctggaagggctagttcactgcagggttggactaggtattggtcagtgcttggtcaggtggggttgggcgagttatcagtcggctggtgctgaggtgttgtattttcttcccgtgttatttcttttatcattattattattggtggttgcagtagtgatttgtgttataccttagttactaagcTGTTCTTATCCCATGACAAGTACCATTCGGTAGCTGGCTTTCGACCTGAAATGATCCAGGTGAAAAGTTTCCAGTACTTTTGCTGCCCCCTCATGGACGTTGTTAGTGgcctttttgtttgccttttttttttttttttttttttttttggggccTTTGTAGCTGAGCTGCTTTATGTTATGTGTCCTTTCATAAAGATACAACGTAAAATTAATCAACAACCGATCAATACCTTTTCATAGGTCACAGGTGCATATTGCATCTGCTAGCAGAGATATCACTGTTCCAGTGGCACCTTATTGGCAAGAGAAAATAATATAGTCTAGAATGTTGCTCATCACAGTCTTTTCAGCATAGGCCCAATGGAAATCCAGTGGGGCAAACCAAGCACCAAGATTCTGAAGGAGACGTCCTAAAGGCTCACACCAGCACAAATGTTCTGTTCCACATGGAACTTGACAGTATCCTAAACTGGTCTTTGGCAAGAATTCTGGAGTACAGTGGGGATGCGAAGGCTAAGCTCGTGGTGTTCCTTTTCCTAAAGCCACTTTGCTCCTTCCAGGGGAGGGAAGTTCAGGGACCATAACTGTACTGCTGTGGAAAACcaggcttctgtgagaagctgtgCACTCTGTAGTCAGGTCCTCTGTTGTTTACAGGTGATTTCAAGAGTAAAGTAGCTGTAGCCTTACCAGAATGCTGCTGACAGGGTAGTTTAGCACtacctgctgcagagctccatgAACCCACCCTGACATGAAAATCCAGTTCTTCAGTCTGTTCAGTCCTTGGTAATTTGACCGTATCACAGGCCCCACTGGAAGTTATTACAGTTTGCAGATCCTTGCTATAAGATTAATGGGCAATCCTGAACTTCACTAAATCACCTCCCCATTCAGTCCCTGATAAGTTGTGCAGCTCTGGAATGTCGcggttttgtttctgcttttaattttatttattattttccatgggataaaaaaaaagttagagcTTCATACTATAACCCTGCTCCATACTGAGCTGCTTCTGCCCAGGAATCTGTGGCTACATATATTTCCCCTGTCTCTTGCTGCCTATCTCCATGCATCTTCATGTCAGAACCCAtttggaaacactttttttttttttaactaaaaagaTAAATACTTGTTCGCAACACTGTTTTTCTACTCCCAACAGAAATTCATCTAATAAAGTGAAACAAGGTTGGAGCCTAATTCCCTGTCTTCTTCCCTCCTGGTTAATTCTAAATTATCCACCAAATTTCATCTGATCTACTAGATCTGTCTTCTAAAATTATACTGTGTCTTGATATGGAAATTCAGTGTCTGGAAAGTTGCTGAGTTTCATAGAGTCATTTGCACTGACAGGGA
The sequence above is a segment of the Lathamus discolor isolate bLatDis1 chromosome 1, bLatDis1.hap1, whole genome shotgun sequence genome. Coding sequences within it:
- the LOC136012800 gene encoding histone H3, coding for MARTKQTARKSTGGKAPRKQLATKAARKSAPATGGVKKPHRYRPGTVALREIRRYQKSTELLIRKLPFQRLVREIAQDFKTDLRFQSSAVMALQEASEAYLVGLFEDTNLCAIHAKRVTIMPKDIQLARRIRGERA
- the LOC136012889 gene encoding histone H4; its protein translation is MSGRGKGGKGLGKGGAKRHRKVLRDNIQGITKPAIRRLARRGGVKRISGLIYEETRGVLKVFLENVIRDAVTYTEHAKRKTVTAMDVVYALKRQGRTLYGFGG